GAAGAAGAATGGCTACCAGACCGTACGAATTCCCAATGCTTCAACTTAAGCCTAAAAGGAGAAGACCTGAAGACGAGCCGTTGAAGCTCGACCTGCCTGCCTCCATGGAGGATATAAGCGACATTGAGCAAATCACTTCTGAAGAACCCGAAGACAGCGGCGATCAGGAAAAGAGATCAGACTCCTAGGCAATATCTCCGAGCTCATACTGCAGCCTGTGGAGATCCGAGTATATTCCTCCCTTTGAGAGAAGCTCATCGTGAGTTCCCGACTCTACCAGCATACCTTTATGAATCACCAATATTCTGTCTGCATTTCTGATGGTCGAAAGCCTGTGGGCTATCGTAATCATTGTTTTCTCTTTGGAAATTCTCTCCATAGCCTTCTGAATGAGTGCCTCTGTCTCTGTGTCGACATTCGCAGTCGCCTCGTCGAGAACAAGAATATCCGTGTTGAAGACGACTGCCCTGGCAAGCGCAATCAGCTGTCGTTCTCCGGCCGATAATGTACCCCCTCTTTCAAGGATCACTGTATCGTATTTTTCCGGAAGGCGATCAATGAAGTGATGTGCATAAACGTACTTTGCAGCCTCTATCGCCTTCTCCCTTGAAATCGTCTCGTCAAAGAGTCGAATATTGTCGAGAATACTACCGGAGAAGAGGAATACATCCTGGAGGACAACTCCAACCTTCTTTCGTAAACTCTGGAGATTGTAGTCGTAGATGTTCTTCCCGTCTATCTTTATCTGGCCGGCCTGAATCTTGTACAGTCCGGTCAGAATGCTGATGATAGAGGTCTTCCCGGCTCCGGTCTCGCCGACGAAGGCAATCTTCTCCTTCGGTCTTACTCCAAAGCTGATGTCTTTCAGCACTTTGTGCTCTCCGTCGTACGCGAAAGTCACGTTTTCAAACTCAACACTTCCTTCGAGCGTCTTCGTGGCAGCCACATCGGGATTGTACGACTCTTCGGTTTCGTCCATCAGCTTGAAGATCTTCTCTGCCGAGGCAAGCGCATTCTGCACAATGTCGTACTTCTCTGCGATGTCATGCAGCGGCCGGAAGAACATATCGATGTACGAGATAAACGCCACAAGCACTCCGAAGGCAAGCGTGTTTCCCAGAATGCTTTTGACGCCAAACCAGATGACGATAGCTATAGTCACGTAATAAAGAAGATCCAGCAGCGGTCTGAAAATGGCAAATACCCACAGCTGTTCCATAAGGCTCTTTAGGTGGCTTTTGTTAACTGAATCGAATTCTTCCTTCTTCC
This Mesotoga sp. UBA6090 DNA region includes the following protein-coding sequences:
- a CDS encoding ABC transporter ATP-binding protein; this encodes MAESVYSEVEEKLKVEDWRVVFRLWKYTKPYVAILILSLILIGASTALDLLPPLLMRRAIDSYMDNQYSLVVVEENGSFNFVESDEGAFYLHQDESGLYSVTDGTTSYPISEEQLRDLRVEDLNGIGQIAIFMILILVSLFFVNYGQVYATSYMGQKITHGIRVDLFRHLLRVPMRFFDTNPSGRLATRVANDTQNLAEFFTSVITSMVKDVLLLAGIIIIMLNLSTYLGLITVAILPIIAGAIFVFRYFDRIAYRKVRTRLAIINAFLAEHISGMSITQLFNQEERKKEEFDSVNKSHLKSLMEQLWVFAIFRPLLDLLYYVTIAIVIWFGVKSILGNTLAFGVLVAFISYIDMFFRPLHDIAEKYDIVQNALASAEKIFKLMDETEESYNPDVAATKTLEGSVEFENVTFAYDGEHKVLKDISFGVRPKEKIAFVGETGAGKTSIISILTGLYKIQAGQIKIDGKNIYDYNLQSLRKKVGVVLQDVFLFSGSILDNIRLFDETISREKAIEAAKYVYAHHFIDRLPEKYDTVILERGGTLSAGERQLIALARAVVFNTDILVLDEATANVDTETEALIQKAMERISKEKTMITIAHRLSTIRNADRILVIHKGMLVESGTHDELLSKGGIYSDLHRLQYELGDIA